DNA from Intestinimonas massiliensis (ex Afouda et al. 2020):
TCGTGATAGATAAATCCATCCATCTCGGACCGGTCGGTGTAGGTGACCGAGTAGGTCAGAGTGGTCTCGTCTGGGCTGAGGGTCAGATTTTCCAGGTTGGGAGCGGTGCCCCGGGGATTGACCGCCGGAATTCCGTCATCCACCCGCAGAATCCTGCCGTCGGGATAGACCAGGATCAGATCGGGGCCCGCCTTGGCGGGCATGCCGCCGTATTCGCCGTAAAGCACGACGCACAGCTTGGTATCCCAGCGCTTTTCGACGTTGAAGGGAAAGCCGGACGGCCCATCTTTCAGATAGGCGATGGTCTCCTCTTGGCTGGGCCCCTCCAGCTTGGCAACGTTGTCCTTGGCCCGGCTCACCGGCCCGCTCTGCCACAGGCGCAGGAAGGTGACGATGCACTGCTCCCGGGTGTAGAGGCCCAGCGGGGAGAACAGACCATCGCCGGTACCCCCCATGACCCCCAGCGCCCACATGGCCTCGGCGCTGTCCAGGGCCCAATCGGCCACCTGCCCCGCGTCGGTGAAGGTGTCGGCAAAGCTCGGACCGGCGGCGTCCTCCAGAGAACCGCCATAGACGGCGTAGGCCCGGCACAGCATGGCCGCCGCCTCCTGCCGGGTGATGGGGGCCTCTGGGTCGAAGGTCCCCCGCTTTAAGCCGGCCTCATTCTCGGTCATCCTGCGGCCATTGACCACGCCCAGGGAGTAGGCCCAGTCCACATGCCTGCTCACGCCGTCCACAAAGGGGGATTCCAACTGGGGAGCGTCCGGGTCCTGAGCGGCCCGCCAGGTCAGCGCAAAATAGAAATTTTCCACGTCATAGCCGTACTGGGCGGCCAAGAACTGCATGGCGATGGCGGCGAATTCACCCCGGGTGATGTCCTGCTGATAGGCGCTTTGCAGGTCCTCGGGGACGAAGCCCAGGGCGATGGCCTGGTCCAGGCTGTCCTGGGCCCAGTCGGAGGCGGAGGGGTCGGCGGCGAAGGCGGTGCAGAGGCAGGTGAGCAGGGCGGCGGTCAACAGGGCGGCCAGTGTCTTTTTCATGTGCGTTACTCCTTTCCGGCGGGGTGGCCCCGCCCATCGGTCAGACGATTTCCAACAGAAAGCGTCCCACGCTCTCCATGGCCTCGGCGGCCTTTTTCATGGGGAACATCTGGAACACATGCCACATGTCGGGCCACAGCTCCATCCGGCAGGGGACGCCGGACTGGACCAGCCGGTCCCGCAGGCGCAGGGAATCGGAGAACAGGATCTCGTTCTCACCCACCTGGATGAGGGTGGGGGGGAAGCGGTCAAAGTCCCCGAACAGGGGAGAAAGCAGGGGGGAGGAGAGCTCCTGGCAGGGCGCGTAGGCGGAGCGGACGGCCCGGATATAGTCCATGGTGAGCATGGGGTCGGCGTCCCGGCGGGTCTCGTAGGACCTGCCGCTGGCGGTCATGTCGGTCCAGGGGGAGAAGAGAACCAGCCGCCGGGGCAGCAGCCGCCCGGCGTCCCGGAGCTGCATGGCCAGCACCAGGGCCAGGTTGCCGCCGGCGGAGTCCCCGGCCACCGTCACCTCCCGGGCCCCGTAGCCCAGGTGCATCAGATAGTCCCAGGCCCGCATGGCGTCCTCCAGGGGGGCGGGAAAGTGGTACTCGGGGGCCAGGCGGTACTCGAAGGAGAGCACCTCGTAGCCGGTGGCATTGGCCAGCTTGGCGGCCAGAATGCGGGAATAGCCCAGGTTGCCGCTGGTATAGCCGCCGCCGTGGCAGTATAAAATGATATGGCGCTTGTCGTGGCCCCGCTCGGGCCGGGTCCAGGCGGCGGGCATCCCGCCCAGATCGAAGGGCTCCCAGCTCATGCCCAGCATGGGCGCCACCAGCCGTCCCAGCAGCTCCTGACCCTTGCGCTGGCGCTCCAGGTCGTCCGGGGCCATGGAGTCGGGGGAGGCGGCGGAGTGGATGGCCCTGAGTGCGCCCATCATGGCGCTGGTGCGCCTCTGCTCAGCGGCCTGGCGCTCCGCGGGGCTGCGGAGCGTTAGTTTTCTCAGCTTGGTCTTTTCCTTGTCCATAATTCCTCCAGACAGGGGGCGGCAGGTGTTCATTCCATATTCTAACACAAGCCGGGGCGGATGAAAAGCCTTCTTGTGCATAAGACGCGGACGTGGTATGATTTATTCCATGAAAAGGAAAGGAGGGGACGGCCCTGGCCCGGGAGAAAAAGCAGAAAAAGGACTGGTATCCGCTGGACAACGCCGCCCTGATGTACTCGGCCATCCAGCGGGAGGACTACTCGGCCATCTACCGCTTTTCCGCCGTGATGACCGAGCTGGTGGACCCGGCCGCCCTCCAGCGGGCCATCGACCGGACCATGCCCCGGTTCCCCAGCTTCCGCGTCCGCATCCACCGGGGCGCGTTTTGGTACTACTTTGAGCCCAACGACGCCCCGGGCCCCTTTGTCAAGGAGGATATGCAGAACCCCTGCCAACCAGTGCGCTATCGGGAGGACGACGGCTGGCTGGTCCGCTTTTTCTATTACCATTACCGGATTTCCCTGGAGGTATTCCACGCCGTGTCCGACGGGGCGGGGTCGCTGACCTTTTTCAGGACCCTGCTGGCGGTCTACCTGCGGGAACTGGGCCACGCCGTCCCCGACGTGCAGGGCATCTTGGATGTGGACGAGCCGCCCCGGCGGGAGGAGCGGGAGGACGCCTACCTCCGCTACGCCACCGCCCGGGTGAAGCTGGGCATGGGGGACCGGAAGGCCTATCAGGGCAACGGCACGCCGGAGCCCTTCTACACGCTCAACGTCACCATGGGACTGGTGCCGCTGGACAAGCTGCGCGCGGTGGCCAGGAGCTACGACGCCTCGGTGACGGAATACCTGGCGGCGGTGCTCATCCAGTCCCTGCTGGCCAAGCAGCGCCGGGAGGGGCGGCGGCGGGAGCTGCCGGTGGCCCTGGCCGTGCCCATCAATCTGCGGCCCCACTTCCCGTCCGAGACCCTGCGCAACTTCATTCTGACGGTGCGGCCCTCCATCGACCCGGAGCTGGGGGACTACACCTTTCCGGAGATCGTCCGCCAGGTCCACTACTACATGCGCCTGCACATCAACCGCCAGGAGATGCAGGCGCAGCTCACCCGAAATGTGGGCCTGCGGCGGAACAAGCTGCTCCAGATCGTCCCCATCCCCATCAAGGACCTGGCCATGGCCCTCAGCTACAAGCTGGTGGGCAGCCGGCCGTACTCTACGACCTACACCAACCCCGGAGCCTTCCAGGTCCCAGCCGAGATGGAGCCCCACATCCGGCGCATGGAGGTGGTTCTGGGTCAGTCCTATACCCCACGAACCAACTGCGCCTCCATCAGCTACGGCAACACCATGGAGATCACCTTCGCCGGTACGGTGAAGGAGACGGACGTGGAGCGGGATTTCTTCCGCCATCTGGTGCGGGAGGGACTCCATGTCCGGATACTTTCCAACCGGGAGGAGTGAAACAAGATGTCCTACTGTGTCAACTGCGGCGTGGAGCTGGACCCCAGCGCCGGAATCTGTCCCCTGTGCCACACCCCGGTAGTGAATCCAGGCCGGCCGGTAGATGAGGAGGCTCCGCCCCCCTTTCCCACCCGGCGGGCCGAGGTCCAGCCGGTGAACAAATGGGAGGTGGCCCTGCTGCTGTCC
Protein-coding regions in this window:
- a CDS encoding S-layer homology domain-containing protein — encoded protein: MKKTLAALLTAALLTCLCTAFAADPSASDWAQDSLDQAIALGFVPEDLQSAYQQDITRGEFAAIAMQFLAAQYGYDVENFYFALTWRAAQDPDAPQLESPFVDGVSRHVDWAYSLGVVNGRRMTENEAGLKRGTFDPEAPITRQEAAAMLCRAYAVYGGSLEDAAGPSFADTFTDAGQVADWALDSAEAMWALGVMGGTGDGLFSPLGLYTREQCIVTFLRLWQSGPVSRAKDNVAKLEGPSQEETIAYLKDGPSGFPFNVEKRWDTKLCVVLYGEYGGMPAKAGPDLILVYPDGRILRVDDGIPAVNPRGTAPNLENLTLSPDETTLTYSVTYTDRSEMDGFIYHEPGVYRVSLDLATGKATLTVTPLNP
- a CDS encoding alpha/beta hydrolase, whose translation is MDKEKTKLRKLTLRSPAERQAAEQRRTSAMMGALRAIHSAASPDSMAPDDLERQRKGQELLGRLVAPMLGMSWEPFDLGGMPAAWTRPERGHDKRHIILYCHGGGYTSGNLGYSRILAAKLANATGYEVLSFEYRLAPEYHFPAPLEDAMRAWDYLMHLGYGAREVTVAGDSAGGNLALVLAMQLRDAGRLLPRRLVLFSPWTDMTASGRSYETRRDADPMLTMDYIRAVRSAYAPCQELSSPLLSPLFGDFDRFPPTLIQVGENEILFSDSLRLRDRLVQSGVPCRMELWPDMWHVFQMFPMKKAAEAMESVGRFLLEIV